One Fusarium poae strain DAOMC 252244 chromosome 4, whole genome shotgun sequence DNA window includes the following coding sequences:
- a CDS encoding hypothetical protein (CAZy:GT8) encodes MVSKTEPPKPTKVWATLVTNTDYLKGVLTLNHRLRCVKSKYPLLVLYTSTLSEAGLGVLKKRNIRTLEVQRISPTTSQDYLEDVRFSECWTKLIAFSLTDFSRIVLLDSDMLVLHNIDELMDIELDAPSDETGAVVQGNRLFAASHACTCNPLRKAHYPSDWIPANCSFTTQHDKPEVAQTHGASLSTGLGKLNSGLLVINPSKSLFTSILAKMDDPSCSVYKFPDQDLLADVFKGRWVALPYIYNALKTMRKPSVHGKIWRDDRVKNVHYILSPKPWDELGADGSWAGGQEIHKWWHDAYRSMLAEEKALGLL; translated from the exons ATGGTCTCCAAAACAGAACCCCCAAAGCCAACCAAAG TATGGGCAACTCTGGTGACAAACACCGACTACCTGAAAGGTGTTTTGACACTCAACCACCGTCTGCGTTGCGTTAAGTCAAAATACCCGTTACTAGTCCTCTATACGAGTACACTGTCTGAGGCTGGTCTTGGAGTTCTCAAGAAACGAAACATCAGAACACTAGAAGTGCAACGCATATCGCCAACAACCTCGCAAGACTACCTTGAAGATGTGCGATTTTCAGAGTGCTGGACCAAACTAATCGCTTTTTCGCTTACCGACTTCTCACGAATCGTCCTTTTGGATTCTGATATGTTGGTACTCCACAACATAGATGAGCTGATGGACATTGAGTTGGATGCTCCCTCTGACGAAACTGGAGCCGTGGTTCAGGGCAACAGGCTCTTTGCTGCTTCCCATGCATGTACTTGCAATCCACTTCGAAAAGCGCATTATCCATCAGACTGGATACCAGCAAACTGTTCGTTCACAACACAGCACGACAAGCCCGAGGTCGCTCAGACCCATGGAGCTAGTCTATCCACAGGTTTGGGTAAACTCAACAGTGGACTTCTGGTCATCAACCCGTCCAAAAGCCTATTCACTTCCATTCTCGCCAAGATGGATGACCCGAGCTGCTCAGTGTACAAGTTCCCCGACCAAGATCTTCTCGCAGACGTATTCAAAGGCCGCTGGGTGGCTTTGCCATATATCTATAACGCGCTGAAGACCATGCGTAAGCCGAGTGTCCATGGCAAAATCTGGCGCGATGACCGAGTGAAGAATGTTCACTACATTCTGAGTCCCAAGCCTTGGGATGAGTTGGGAGCTGACGGTTCATGGGCTGGCGGACAGGAAATTCACAAGTGGTGGCATGATGCTTACAGATCTATGCTTGCAGAGGAGAAGGCCCTGGGCTTGTTGTAA